One region of Fusobacterium perfoetens genomic DNA includes:
- a CDS encoding aldose 1-epimerase family protein, with product MKYQLENEKIKVVIESKGAELESLFDKTTGFEHMWQKDAKFWGKSSPVLFPFVGSLKDQKFSYEGKEYNINTRHGFARDNEFVISSKGENFVEFLFESNEDTKEKYPFDFKLYLKYILEEKELKLEYRVENLTDGEMYFSIGAHPAFNIFSKDGGNYIEFEKDEDGKALTVENAVIVDKKRDIFQGKILNFDDDTFRNDALIFEKTNSRKVWLKSKKDDKILEFDYNGFEYIAFWSVPGSNFVCFEPWDGISDYYKTNRDITQKLGIKKLEKGEIYQKGIGIKIF from the coding sequence ATGAAATATCAATTAGAAAATGAAAAAATAAAAGTTGTAATAGAAAGTAAAGGAGCAGAGTTAGAAAGTCTTTTTGACAAAACCACTGGATTTGAACATATGTGGCAAAAAGATGCAAAATTTTGGGGAAAATCTTCTCCAGTACTTTTTCCATTTGTAGGAAGTCTAAAAGATCAAAAATTTTCTTATGAGGGAAAAGAGTATAATATAAATACTAGACATGGATTTGCAAGAGATAATGAGTTTGTAATTTCAAGCAAAGGTGAAAACTTCGTAGAATTTTTATTTGAGTCAAATGAAGATACAAAAGAAAAATATCCTTTTGATTTTAAACTATATTTAAAATATATTTTAGAAGAAAAAGAGTTAAAATTAGAATACAGAGTTGAAAATTTAACAGATGGAGAGATGTATTTCTCTATCGGAGCACACCCTGCATTTAATATTTTTTCAAAAGATGGTGGAAACTATATAGAATTTGAAAAAGATGAAGATGGAAAAGCTTTAACAGTAGAAAATGCTGTTATAGTTGATAAAAAAAGAGATATTTTCCAAGGAAAAATTCTTAATTTTGATGATGATACTTTTAGAAATGATGCGTTAATATTTGAAAAAACTAATTCAAGAAAAGTGTGGTTAAAATCTAAAAAAGATGATAAAATATTGGAGTTTGATTACAACGGATTTGAATATATAGCTTTTTGGAGTGTTCCTGGATCTAATTTTGTTTGCTTTGAACCGTGGGACGGAATAAGTGATTATTATAAAACTAATAGAGATATTACACAAAAATTAGGAATAAAAAAATTGGAAAAAGGTGAAATATATCAAAAAGGTATAGGAATAAAAATATTTTAA
- the dnaK gene encoding molecular chaperone DnaK — MSKVIGIDLGTTNSCVAIMEGGSANIITNAEGARTTPSVVNIKDNGEIVVGEIAKRQAITNPNSTIASIKTHMGSDYKVNVNGKDYTPQEISAMTLRKLKKDAEAYLGEEIKEAVITVPAYFTDAQRQATKDAGAIAGLEVKRIINEPTAAALAYGLDKKKEEKVLVFDLGGGTFDVSVLEISDGVIEVLSTAGNNHLGGDDFDARIIKWLAEEFKKEQGIDLLNDKMAYQRLKDAAEKAKKELSSMMEAQISLPFITMDATGPKHLEMKLTRAKFDALTRDLVEATQGPTKTALSDAGLSPSEIDEVLLVGGSTRMIAVQEWVEQFFGKKPNKGINPDEVVAAGAAIQGGVLMGDVKDVLLLDVTPLSLGIETLGGVCTRIIEKNTTIPVKKSQVFSTAVDNQPAVTINVLQGERAKAADNHKLGEFNLEGIPAAPRGIPQIEVTFDIDANGIVHVSAKDLGTGKENTITISGSNNLSNDDIERMKKEAEANEAEDKKFRELIETRNKADMLITSTENTLKEHSGKVSEAEKKAIEEALEELKKVKDSEDKKAIEEAMEKLSKAAQKLAEEIYKEAQQAQQQANASQGQSNTNKADDVEDAEIVD, encoded by the coding sequence ATGTCTAAAGTAATAGGAATTGACTTAGGAACAACAAACTCATGTGTGGCAATAATGGAAGGTGGATCTGCAAATATAATCACTAATGCTGAAGGAGCAAGAACAACTCCATCAGTTGTAAACATTAAAGATAATGGAGAAATAGTAGTAGGAGAAATAGCAAAAAGACAAGCTATCACAAATCCAAACTCTACAATAGCTTCAATCAAAACTCATATGGGTTCTGACTACAAAGTAAACGTAAACGGAAAAGATTATACTCCACAAGAAATATCAGCAATGACTTTAAGAAAATTAAAAAAAGATGCTGAAGCTTATTTAGGAGAAGAAATTAAAGAAGCAGTTATTACAGTACCAGCTTACTTTACAGATGCTCAAAGACAAGCAACAAAAGACGCTGGAGCAATTGCAGGACTTGAAGTAAAAAGAATAATAAACGAACCAACAGCAGCAGCACTTGCCTATGGACTAGATAAGAAAAAAGAAGAAAAAGTATTAGTATTTGACCTTGGAGGAGGAACATTTGACGTATCTGTTCTTGAAATCTCTGATGGTGTAATAGAAGTATTATCAACAGCTGGAAACAACCATTTAGGAGGAGATGATTTCGACGCAAGAATCATAAAATGGTTAGCTGAAGAATTTAAAAAAGAACAAGGAATCGATCTATTAAATGATAAAATGGCTTACCAAAGATTAAAAGATGCAGCTGAAAAAGCTAAAAAAGAATTATCTTCTATGATGGAAGCTCAAATATCTTTACCATTCATTACAATGGATGCAACAGGACCAAAACACTTAGAAATGAAATTAACAAGAGCTAAATTTGATGCTTTAACAAGAGACTTAGTTGAAGCTACTCAAGGACCTACAAAAACAGCTTTATCTGATGCAGGACTTTCTCCTTCAGAAATAGACGAAGTATTATTAGTAGGTGGATCTACAAGAATGATCGCAGTTCAAGAATGGGTAGAACAATTCTTTGGTAAAAAACCTAATAAAGGAATCAACCCTGACGAAGTTGTTGCAGCAGGAGCAGCTATTCAAGGTGGAGTATTAATGGGAGATGTTAAAGACGTATTACTTCTTGACGTAACTCCATTATCATTAGGAATTGAAACTCTTGGAGGAGTTTGTACAAGAATTATAGAAAAAAATACAACTATACCAGTTAAAAAATCTCAAGTATTCTCAACAGCAGTAGACAACCAACCAGCTGTTACAATTAATGTATTACAAGGTGAAAGAGCAAAAGCTGCTGACAACCATAAACTTGGAGAATTTAACTTAGAAGGAATCCCAGCAGCACCAAGAGGAATCCCTCAAATCGAAGTAACATTTGACATTGACGCAAACGGAATCGTTCACGTATCTGCAAAAGATTTAGGAACAGGAAAAGAAAATACAATAACAATTTCTGGATCTAACAATTTATCAAATGATGACATCGAAAGAATGAAAAAAGAAGCTGAAGCAAACGAAGCTGAAGATAAAAAATTCAGAGAATTAATCGAAACAAGAAATAAAGCTGATATGTTAATCACATCTACTGAAAATACATTAAAAGAACATTCTGGAAAAGTAAGCGAAGCTGAGAAAAAAGCTATTGAAGAAGCTCTAGAAGAACTTAAAAAAGTAAAAGATTCAGAAGATAAAAAAGCAATAGAAGAAGCTATGGAAAAATTATCAAAAGCAGCTCAAAAATTAGCAGAAGAAATATATAAAGAAGCTCAACAAGCTCAACAACAAGCTAATGCTTCTCAAGGACAATCAAACACAAACAAAGCTGACGATGTAGAAGACGCAGAAATAGTTGACTAA
- the grpE gene encoding nucleotide exchange factor GrpE yields the protein MSEEKLQDIEELEKEQVCEETNEACENEKSQEVNEVEALQEENGKLKAEVEDWKQSYLRKQADFQNFTKRKEKEMDELRKFASEKIITKLLDGIDNLTRAAETSKQSNDFDGLVKGVELTLNQFREIFKAEGLEAIDTEGKEFNPEEHMAVMVEASEDFEDNYIMMELQRGYKLKGKVIRPSMVKVCKK from the coding sequence ATGTCAGAAGAAAAATTACAAGATATAGAAGAGTTAGAAAAAGAACAAGTTTGCGAAGAAACTAATGAAGCTTGTGAAAATGAAAAATCACAAGAAGTAAATGAAGTAGAAGCTCTTCAAGAAGAAAATGGAAAATTAAAAGCAGAAGTAGAAGATTGGAAACAATCTTACTTAAGAAAACAAGCTGATTTCCAAAACTTTACAAAAAGAAAAGAAAAAGAGATGGACGAACTTAGAAAATTCGCTTCTGAAAAGATAATAACAAAACTTTTAGATGGTATAGATAATCTTACTAGAGCTGCTGAAACTTCAAAACAATCAAATGATTTTGATGGATTAGTAAAAGGTGTAGAACTTACACTTAATCAATTCAGAGAAATATTTAAAGCTGAGGGATTAGAAGCAATAGATACTGAAGGAAAAGAATTTAATCCTGAGGAACATATGGCTGTAATGGTTGAAGCAAGTGAAGATTTTGAAGATAATTATATAATGATGGAACTTCAAAGAGGATATAAATTAAAAGGTAAAGTAATAAGACCATCAATGGTTAAAGTATGTAAGAAATAA
- the hrcA gene encoding heat-inducible transcriptional repressor HrcA: protein MMLSEREKLVLNAIIDFYLTYGETIGSRTLVKKYNIELSSATIRNVMSDLEDAGFIEKTHSSSGRIPTDLGYKYYLNELLKVEKLSIEEKKRINNEYEQKISALDNILKETSSILSRLTSYASVVIEPNHRKENIKKVELVHIDDYLILAIIVTEDMNVTTKKIKLQSGITKEKLFDLSERLNKKIKTQKIKSYEIVDLIKENFETYNDIEKEIYKDIEGKLYLSNSPSIFKNKNVNEVLDVMEMFNEKQEVRNIFEEIVRSNEYAEGKVNVILGDDLPVKGLEDYSFVYSVYKKGDSKGVIGVIGPKRMPYSKTMGLIDYISKEVEKVINKEKLIGNKKK, encoded by the coding sequence TTGATGTTAAGTGAAAGAGAAAAATTGGTTCTTAACGCTATTATAGATTTCTATCTTACATATGGTGAAACAATAGGTTCAAGAACTTTAGTAAAAAAATATAATATTGAATTATCTTCAGCAACAATCAGAAATGTTATGTCTGATTTGGAAGATGCGGGATTTATAGAGAAAACTCATTCATCATCAGGAAGAATCCCAACAGACTTAGGATATAAGTATTATCTTAATGAACTTTTAAAGGTTGAAAAGTTATCTATTGAAGAAAAGAAGAGAATAAATAATGAATATGAACAAAAGATAAGTGCTTTGGATAATATATTAAAAGAGACATCTTCAATTCTATCAAGATTAACTTCATACGCTTCAGTTGTTATAGAGCCAAACCATAGAAAAGAAAATATAAAAAAAGTAGAGTTGGTTCATATTGATGATTATTTGATTTTGGCTATAATCGTTACTGAAGATATGAATGTAACAACTAAAAAGATAAAGTTACAATCTGGAATTACAAAAGAAAAACTTTTTGATCTATCAGAAAGACTTAATAAAAAAATAAAAACTCAAAAGATAAAAAGCTACGAAATTGTAGATTTAATAAAAGAAAACTTTGAAACTTACAATGATATAGAAAAAGAGATTTATAAAGATATAGAAGGAAAATTATATCTAAGCAATTCTCCAAGCATTTTCAAAAATAAAAATGTCAATGAAGTTTTAGACGTAATGGAAATGTTTAATGAAAAACAAGAAGTAAGAAATATTTTTGAAGAGATTGTAAGAAGTAATGAGTATGCAGAGGGAAAAGTAAATGTTATACTTGGAGATGATCTTCCTGTAAAAGGTCTTGAGGATTATAGCTTTGTTTACTCAGTATATAAAAAAGGAGATTCAAAAGGTGTAATAGGAGTTATTGGACCAAAGAGAATGCCTTATTCAAAAACTATGGGACTTATAGATTATATAAGTAAAGAAGTTGAAAAAGTAATAAATAAAGAAAAATTAATCGGAAATAAAAAAAAGTAA
- the fucO gene encoding lactaldehyde reductase has translation MARYILNETSYFGIGCRAELATEVKARGYKKALLVSDKILETCGVLDKVKEVLEGANIPYEVFTDLKQNPTIKNCKDGLEAFNKAGADFIVAVGGGSVIDTAKAVAIVKNNLEFADIKSLEGVAPTHTKCVPIIALPTTCGTAAEVTINYVITIEEENRKIVCVDPKDIPLVAIVDAELMLTMPNRTIAATGMDALTHAIEGYITKGAHVISDMFEIKAIEMIGKHLRGAVADKNLTDMEGMSIAQYVAGMGFSNVGLGIVHSMAHPLGAVYDIPHGVANALLLPTVMEFNKSACVEKYGDIARALGVDTTGMTKDEAAQAAVDAVRKLSIDVGIPQTLREINIPEEGIAKLSKDALADVCTGGNPKDVTLEDIEKLYRIVY, from the coding sequence ATGGCAAGATATATTCTTAATGAAACAAGTTATTTTGGAATTGGTTGTAGAGCTGAGTTAGCTACTGAAGTAAAAGCAAGAGGATATAAAAAAGCTTTACTAGTAAGTGATAAAATTCTTGAAACTTGTGGTGTACTTGATAAGGTAAAAGAAGTATTAGAAGGGGCAAATATACCTTACGAAGTATTTACAGACTTAAAACAAAACCCAACAATTAAAAACTGTAAAGATGGATTAGAAGCTTTCAATAAAGCTGGAGCAGACTTTATCGTAGCAGTAGGTGGAGGATCAGTAATCGATACTGCAAAAGCTGTTGCAATTGTAAAAAATAATCTAGAATTTGCTGATATAAAATCATTAGAAGGAGTTGCGCCAACTCACACTAAATGTGTACCTATCATAGCTCTTCCAACAACTTGTGGAACTGCTGCTGAAGTTACAATTAACTATGTAATTACAATAGAAGAAGAAAATAGAAAAATAGTTTGTGTTGACCCAAAAGATATTCCATTAGTAGCAATCGTTGACGCAGAACTTATGTTGACAATGCCAAATAGAACAATAGCTGCAACAGGAATGGATGCATTAACACACGCAATCGAAGGATACATAACTAAAGGAGCTCATGTTATCTCTGATATGTTTGAAATAAAAGCTATCGAAATGATAGGAAAACATTTAAGAGGTGCTGTTGCTGATAAAAACTTAACTGATATGGAAGGAATGAGTATAGCTCAATATGTAGCTGGAATGGGATTCTCTAACGTAGGACTTGGAATAGTTCACTCAATGGCTCACCCATTAGGAGCAGTTTATGATATACCTCACGGAGTAGCAAATGCTTTACTTTTACCAACAGTAATGGAATTTAACAAATCAGCTTGTGTTGAAAAATATGGAGATATAGCAAGAGCTTTAGGTGTAGATACAACAGGAATGACAAAAGATGAAGCAGCTCAAGCAGCAGTTGATGCTGTAAGAAAACTTTCAATAGATGTAGGAATTCCTCAAACTTTAAGAGAAATAAATATCCCTGAAGAAGGAATTGCAAAACTTTCTAAAGATGCTTTAGCAGATGTTTGTACAGGAGGAAATCCAAAAGACGTAACTTTAGAAGATATTGAAAAATTATATAGAATAGTTTACTAG